GCCCTACACCCTCTATTTCGCCCAAAAAGGTAAAGTCTCCGTCGCGGTGTACGAAAAAGGACCCAAAGTGGTGGTCCAGGGAAAAGAGACGGAGGATTTCGTCCGGTTCACCTTGGAACCCAAGGTCTTGGGAGAGGCCCGGCTCGGCTATGAAGAACTCCTGAATCCGGAGATGTTTCAGCCGCATTTCGGCATCGATGAGAGCGGCAAAGGCGATTTTTTCGGCCCGTTGGTGATAGCCGGGGTTTACGTAAACGGCAACATTGCCCGCGAATTTCTTGGAATCGGTGTGACTGACAGCAAAAAGATCGGGTCAGATCGCCGGATAAAGGAATTGGCCAGACTCATCGTCCAGGTGCCGGAGGCGACTCACAACGTGGTGCTGATCGGTCCGGAACGTTACAACGAACTATACCGGAAATTTGCGAACCTGAATGACCTGCTTGCCTGGGGACACGCCCGCGTCATCGAAAATTTGCTCACCGCGCGGCCGGATTGTCCCCGCGCGCTCTCCGATCAGTTCGCCAACGCGCGCGTCATCAAGAAAGCCTTGTTGGAACGGGGCAAGGCCATCACGGTTGACCAGCGCACGAAGGCCGAGTCGGACGTAGCCGTGGCTGCCGCGTCCATCCTGGCGCGCGAACGGTTCGTGAACTGGCTCGAAAACCAGGGCAAAATGGTTGGCCTTACTTTGCCCAAAGGTGCGTCTGCCCAAGTGAAAGCGGCTGCCTGCAGCCTGGTGGCCCGTGCGGGCCCCGACGCGTTGCCGCGATTCGCCAAGGTGCATTTTCGCACCGCCGCCGAGGTCCTGGATGCCCTCACCAAACCCGCCGGACCGGGCGAGGAATGATTCCGAAACGAAACAGACCTTGCTACCTCAGTTTTCTAGATAATAATTCAAAAGGGATTCAGCCCCGCTGCCTTACGACACATGAACGGCCGAACAGGCAACCGCTAACGCTGAGGGCGTGTGAGAACCGCAGAGGGTAAACCTGGTCCGCCTCGGCTCTCACACCCCCTCTTAACCAGTTAACCGTCGAAAGGAGTTCAATGGCCAACCTCACAAAACGGGACATCGTGGTGAAGATCAGCAACGAAACTGGTCTTGTTCAGCACCAGGTTTTCGAAGTCGTCCAACGGACCCTCGACCTGATCACGGATAGCTTGGCACGAGGCGAGGATGTTGAACTGCGCAATTTCGGCATTTTCGAGGTGCGCCTCACCAAGGAACGCGTCGGCCGCAACCCCAACCAACCCGGCAGCAGCTTCAAGATTCCGCAGCGCGCGACCGTGAAATTCAAGGCGGGCAAGATCATGCGCCAAAAGGTTTCAAAACTGTCAGCCGTGTTGAAACAGGCGGAGGCGGGAAAAGCTGCATCCTCCCGTTACCCGGCCCCTGAGGACGGCGCGGCGCCTCCTGCCGTGAGGCCTCGTCCTTCAACTTTTAAAACCGCCTGACGAGTCTTCCGCTTTGTCCCGTGAGAGCGGCGGCTCGGCCGGGGCGGCCGGACCTGTTTTTGAACCTGTGCCGGGACTGCTCGGCCCTTCCCATCGCCGGGATTCCAGTGCGTCCAGG
The genomic region above belongs to Verrucomicrobiota bacterium and contains:
- a CDS encoding HU family DNA-binding protein, whose protein sequence is MANLTKRDIVVKISNETGLVQHQVFEVVQRTLDLITDSLARGEDVELRNFGIFEVRLTKERVGRNPNQPGSSFKIPQRATVKFKAGKIMRQKVSKLSAVLKQAEAGKAASSRYPAPEDGAAPPAVRPRPSTFKTA
- a CDS encoding ribonuclease HIII → MLSKVQTYTATLSLSQTEALRKTLEAEGFEFAGRPYTLYFAQKGKVSVAVYEKGPKVVVQGKETEDFVRFTLEPKVLGEARLGYEELLNPEMFQPHFGIDESGKGDFFGPLVIAGVYVNGNIAREFLGIGVTDSKKIGSDRRIKELARLIVQVPEATHNVVLIGPERYNELYRKFANLNDLLAWGHARVIENLLTARPDCPRALSDQFANARVIKKALLERGKAITVDQRTKAESDVAVAAASILARERFVNWLENQGKMVGLTLPKGASAQVKAAACSLVARAGPDALPRFAKVHFRTAAEVLDALTKPAGPGEE